From a region of the Sceloporus undulatus isolate JIND9_A2432 ecotype Alabama unplaced genomic scaffold, SceUnd_v1.1 scaffold_8198, whole genome shotgun sequence genome:
- the LOC121918306 gene encoding major histocompatibility complex class I-related gene protein-like — protein sequence MFGCELRKDGSKGGYQQFGYDGKDYISFDKDTLTWTAADLPAQNTKRKWDAEPAIAQHQKAYLEEICIEWLKKYLEYGKEVLLRTGE from the coding sequence ATGTTTGGCTGTGAGCTGAGGAAAGATGGGAGTAAGGGCGGGTATCAGCAGTTTGGCTATGATGGGAAGGACTACATCAGCTTTGACAAGGATACGCTCACCTGGACGGCAGCTGATCTTCCAGCCCAGAACACCAAGAGGAAGTGGGATGCTGAACCTGCCATTGCCCAGCACCAGAAGGCCTACCTGGAGGAGATCTGCATTGAGTGGCTGAAGAAATACCTGGAGTATGGGAAGGAAGTGCTGCTGAGGACAGGTGAGTGA